In a genomic window of Periophthalmus magnuspinnatus isolate fPerMag1 chromosome 3, fPerMag1.2.pri, whole genome shotgun sequence:
- the LOC129457212 gene encoding membrane progestin receptor beta-like, which yields MSSLSLSLPSLHTPMVAVLHKVLPSLPLTGRDVDVPLVYREPFVLSGYRPVGLPWRCYVLSLFQLHKDTVKVWCPLLAAVTVATLFMFFMVLQGGGLLGVRLQTPEGMGMSLDPSSLPLLLYVLSVIFFLSCSSASLLLHPCSSSVRSSLIILDSVGRGVHQAGRALALSLYASDAAWTESVVGQLYLPAAAVLAFLSCTIGCCVELYPHRPNLIHLRLLQGGPVLLAFLLDISPVARRLYACPWNSHTAVLLHGLQMVLFLLSTLFFSCPVPECLSPGAFDILGHSRQLFQVLQTLSTVCQLEALLQDFSWRRAGLVRRVGEENLLWSCGGFTVVTLSCTLTALALRRCSVSR from the exons ATGTCTTCCCTGTCCTTGTCTCTTCCTTCGCTGCACACCCCCATGGTGGCTGTCCTTCACAAGGTCCTCCCCTCACTACCCCTTACAGGACGAGACGTGGATGTTCCCCTTGTGTACAGAGAACCCTTCGTGCTGTCAGGGTACCGGCCTGTGGGTCTGCCCTGGAGATGCTATGTCCTCAGCCTGTTTCAGTTGCACAAGGACACGGTGAAGGTTTGGTGCCCTCTACTGGCTGCAGTGACTGTGGCAACGCTGTTCATGTTCTTCATGGTTCTCCAAGGAGGG GGCTTGCTGGGGGTGCGGCTGCAGACTCCTGAGGGCATGGGTATGTCCTTAGACCCCAGctctctgcctctgctgctATATGTCCTGTCTGTGATCTTCTTCCTCAGCTGCAG ttcggcctctctccttctccatccCTGCTCTAGTTCTGTGCGCTCTTCCCTGATAATCCTGGACTCTGTAGGGCGGGGAGTGCATCAGGCTGGGCGTGCTCTGGCCCTGAGTTTGTACGCCTCTGATGCTGCCTGGACAGAGAGCGTTGTGGGTCAG CTCTACCTTCCCGCTGCTGCTGTCCTGGCCTTTTTATCTTGCACCATCGGCTGCTGTGTGGAGCTCTACCCACACCGTCCCAACCTCATCCACCTCAGGCTGCTGCAGGGAGGGCCTGTGCTTCTGGCCTTCCTCCTGGACATCAGCCCTGTGGCCCGGCGCCTCTATGCCTGCCCTTGGAACAGCCACACTGCTGTACTTCTGCATGGCCTACAG ATGGTGCTGTTTCTGCTTTCTACCTTGTTCTTCTCCTGTCCTGTGCCTGAGTGCCTGTCCCCGGGTGCTTTTGACATCCTGGGTCACAGTCGTCAGCTCTTCCAGGTGCTGCAGACTCTGTCCACTGTGTGCCAGCTGGAGGCGCTGTTGCAGGACTTCTCATGGCGGCGGGCAGGCCTGGTCAGGAGGGTTGGAGAGGAGAACTTGTTATGGTCCTGCGGTGGATTCACTGTGGTCACTCTGAGCTGCACCCTCACTGCCCTGGCTCTGAGGCGTTGCAGTGTGTCCAGATAA